The Aedes aegypti strain LVP_AGWG chromosome 3, AaegL5.0 Primary Assembly, whole genome shotgun sequence genome contains a region encoding:
- the LOC110678792 gene encoding uncharacterized protein LOC110678792 produces MMTVRDNPPKFYRAIHFPYGERNNSKPSGSVSKQPANPTLKQCKKLTNSTKDQYIKLRNPDAGGLPYSAKLRCGDTYWKLHGDGCLVTIGSDYVAQVSIEHIPELDDMSDFKASKELLLANLKIDNVLFDRLVKQTTDTVGTIKSVLHDLAIGCAADPNSAKCLLELWRIADEYNFKISIKFSDEINSNEIIQHTQLKAVITQYAKQTHKLEERSLVERGKSWIQGLMKKNFFGESLTTVIKNHKTIIMEMCTSYLKQNIAKLEPHRCLLLTKNDVKLFSDLECALSESEFKEALPTIEMNFFKSFMEIKPKDYCQSLPLVNTVYFHVCKSMLEMANRVEAELSIKKILTFENMWKITPLQENANVASLFAKCFIKQLQMLVKMANHFEPGKITVKGEFFYECQIKIFNVSRLVHEDLRIWLCLVDATMMHMFQGNTQRIEVYSAVLEVFHSYVSSNASRHESQESVRMVAHNTLEFVAQIEQTGLGNSAMDMEILRKQISFIGPEFLSVKMSLSWYRDLLDVFKNYWERFNEALPKLTRKLEGNHLKLEVDEIKNLLSNIVSQVLNKDVSPEEVIKFFRAYNDLFTDMEDMPFVWYVRIQTRCRKNKLLQSEIIKSVENAYSNTDNECYQVQGGQNDRFVATYGNDEVPDHYQVEVVKTLLNNIEKIGRKQTWANESKLSATDQLIATVLLINAVRSSLLYLKEQPDYVDFEKYYEESVKPFSSVINDSTSLEDFTKRVELIKESFWYIRNQNSIGIDKAVELFKQHNVVFNEEL; encoded by the coding sequence ATGATGACGGTTCGCGATAATCCTCCAAAGTTCTATCGTGCAATTCACTTTCCGTACGGCGAACGGAACAACTCAAAACCGAGCGGAAGCGTTTCAAAACAGCCAGCGAACCCGACCTTGAAGCAGTGCAAGAAACTAACCAATTCCACTAAGGACCAGTATATCAAGCTGCGAAACCCCGATGCCGGTGGTTTGCCGTATTCCGCCAAGCTTCGATGCGGAGACACATACTGGAAATTACACGGAGACGGATGTTTAGTGACCATTGGATCCGATTACGTAGCTCAGGTGTCCATCGAGCACATCCCGGAGTTGGACGATATGAGTGATTTTAAAGCCTCGAAGGAACTGCTACTAGCAAACCTGAAAATCGACAATGTGTTATTCGATCGGCTGGTAAAACAAACAACCGACACAGTAGGAACTATAAAATCAGTACTACATGATCTGGCAATCGGATGCGCAGCGGATCCAAACAGTGCCAAATGTTTGTTGGAATTGTGGAGAATTGCTGACgagtataatttcaaaataagcaTCAAATTTTCGGATGAAATTAACTCCAATGAAATCATACAGCATACCCAACTGAAGGCTGTGATAACACAATATGCGAAGCAGACTCATAAACTAGAAGAACGAAGCTTAGTTGAACGGGGCAAAAGTTGGATTCAAGGCTTAATGAAAAAGAACTTCTTCGGTGAATCATTGACAACAGTGATCAAGAACCATAAGACCATCATAATGGAAATGTGCACTTCATACCTCAAACAGAACATTGCCAAATTAGAACCACATCGCTGCTTACTACTTACAAAAAACGATGTCAAGTTGTTCAGTGATTTAGAATGTGCTCTGAGTGAAAGTGAGTTCAAAGAAGCGTTACCTACAATtgaaatgaatttcttcaaatcctTCATGGAAATCAAACCCAAGGATTATTGTCAATCTCTTCCGTTGGTGAACACCGTCTACTTCCATGTGTGCAAAAGTATGCTAGAAATGGCCAATCGCGTCGAAGCGGAGCTtagcattaaaaaaatattaacatttgaaaacatGTGGAAGATTACGCCCTTACAAGAAAACGCCAATGTTGCATCATTATTTGCCAAATGTTTTATTAAACAGCTTCAAATGCTTGTGAAAATGGCAAATCATTTCGAACCGGGAAAGATCACCGTGAAAGGGGAGTTCTTTTACGAGTGCCAGATCAAAATCTTCAATGTTTCGCGACTCGTTCATGAGGACCTACGCATTTGGCTTTGCCTAGTAGATGCAACGATGATGCACATGTTCCAAGGAAATACTCAACGAATTGAAGTGTACTCGGCTGTGTTGGAAGTGTTCCATAGCTATGTTTCATCGAATGCATCACGCCACGAATCCCAGGAATCTGTACGCATGGTTGCACACAATACATTGGAGTTCGTGGCACAGATCGAACAAACAGGACTGGGAAACAGCGCAATGGATATGGAAATACTCCGGAAGCAGATATCGTTCATTGGACCAGAATTTCTCAGCGTCAAAATGTCATTGTCTTGGTATCGAGATCTGTTGGATGTGTTCAAGAATTACTGGGAACGTTTCAACGAAGCCCTGCCCAAGTTGACACGCAAACTGGAGGGCAACCATCTGAAACTTGAAGTTGACGAAAtcaaaaatcttctttcaaatatagtttctcaAGTGTTGAACAAAGATGTCAGCCCAGAAGAAGTGATCAAATTCTTCCGAGCATATAACGATCTGTTTACGGACATGGAAGATATGCCATTTGTATGGTACGTACGAATCCAAACACGCtgtagaaaaaataaattactaCAAAGTGAAATAATCAAGAGCGTTGAAAATGCATACAGCAATACTGACAATGAGTGCTACCAGGTCCAAGGAGGACAAAATGACAGGTTCGTAGCAACATATGGAAATGATGAAGTACCAGATCACTATCAAGTCGAAGTGGTAAAGACACTGCTAAATAACATCGAAAAGATAGGACGAAAGCAAACATGGGCCAACGAAAGTAAACTGTCTGCCACAGATCAATTAATTGCCACCGTTCTTCTGATCAATGCCGTCAGAAGCTCTCTCCTATACCTCAAGGAACAACCCGACTACGTCGACTTTGAGAAGTACTACGAAGAATCTGTGAAACCGTTTAGTAGCGTTATCAACGACAGCACTTCTCTGGAGGACTTCACCAAACGGGTAGAACTGATCAAGGAATCGTTCTGGTATATCCGCAATCAGAATTCCATTGGAATTGACAAAGCCGTGGAATTGTTTAAGCAACACAATGTGGTTTTCAATGAGGAGCTTTAA